AAAACGATGGGATCAGCGATGTACATGATCCGAATTTATTTAAATCCGACAGATAAATTATATTTAAGATTTAAACATTATGATCATGTTAATGACTTTTGCTTTTTTGTCGATAGAAATATGCCAGAGCTGACTGGTTCAAAGTTGGGTATTGCGTTATCTGAGAATAAACGTCGTCCTGATTGGCCGTGTATGGGGTATATCTTTGATACTTTGATGCTTGGCTATGAAATAAACATAGATAACCCTAATAAAAGAGTCAGTGAGCTGTCGTCGTATCAAGCATTAGTTGAATTACATAATCATTGGGTGCAAGAACGCATTCGATTAAAGGAATCTCGTCCTGAAGATGCGCATATTCCTTATGATATCCCCTTTGATGATTGTTACGATCATGGGATCTATGCGGTATGTACCTATGGTGAATTATTACAAGAATCTGCAGAGCAAGAACATTGTATTATGAGCTATCACCGAAAGATAAGAGCTAAGACTTATTCGGTTTTTACTAAGCCTTATCCTAAACGGGTGACTATTGGTATTAGCATTAACAAACATAGTGCTAGACCGTATGCGATAGATCAAATTCGTGGATATAAAAATTGCACTGCCTCCGAAGAAACTTTGAAAAAGATTTATCAGTGGTTTGATAAAGAAGTGAAAAAGTACAGGCCGTTATAATTATTTGAAAATAGAGGCCGCTATAAAGTATGACTTATAGCGGCTATGTTGTTATTCACCATAATCCAGAATGCGGTACCTCAAGAAATGTGCTGCAAATTATCCAAGATGCAGGCTATGAGCCTGTAGTGATTGAATACATTCAAGAAGGGTGGACGAAACCTCAACTTCAAGCGTTATTTGCAGCGGCAAATTTAACCCCACACACAGCACTACGTACCAGTAAATCACCAGCAAAAGAGCTCGGTTTATTAGATGAAAACGTATCAGATGAAGTGATCCTAGAAGCCATGCTAGAGCACCCTGTATTGGTGAACCGCCCAATCGTATGTACGGCTAAAGGTGTAAAACTGTGTCGCCCTAGTGAAGCGGTATTAGATGTGCTAGAAAACTGGCCGAAAGGACCACTAATTAAAGAAGATGGTGAAGTCATCATCGATGCCAACGGAAACCGTCTACTGTAATTGCTTTTGCCACTACAACTTAAGTAAGTATAAATAGACATGTTTAAAGCTCTGATGAAAGTCAGAGCTTTTTTCGTATTTCGGATAAGACAATGCTCAATTTCTTAACTTCCTCAATTCTTTGTAAGTGATTGATATGTATTTGTAATATTCATGGTGTGTTTTTAATTCGACGGGTTAAAAACAGTTCTTACTTTTATCAAAAGCAATCAATTAAAAGTGTTTTTTTTGCGACCAAGTTAATGAAAATAAATGTTTTTATTTATTAGAATGATGAAAAATTGCTGTATTAATATAGCGTAAAAGTAAGAATGCTTATTAATATACTGTTATGCGAAGTAAGAGGTGTTATTTGAAAAATCCAGCTTTAATAATTATTGATGTTCAAAAAGGGTTTGATGATCCTTATTGGGGAAGAAGAAACAATCCAGAAGCTGAATCAAATATAACTTTGCTGCTTTCCAAGTGGAGAGAAAAAGAACTACCAATAGTTCATATTCAGCATTGTTAAGTAGAGAAAAATTCACCACTTCGTTTAGATTGTTCAGGAAATGAATTTAAAAATGAAGCATTACCTCTAAGTGGTGAAAAAGTCTTCACTAAAACAGTGAATAGTGCATTTATAGGAACTGATCTCGAAAACCATCTAAGAAGTAACCGCATAAATTCTTTGGTTATTGTTGGTTTAACCACAGATCATTGTGTATCAACTTCAACTCGTATGGCTGGAAATTTTGGATTCGAGGTAACTGTAGTGTTCGATGCAACAGCAACATTTGATCGCTTAGGTTACGACGGTACTAAATATTCGGCTGATGATATCCATAAAATTCATTTGGCAAGTTTGAATGAAGAATTTTGTGTTGTTCGATCGACTGTCGATGTATTAAATGAAATTGCATAACAAAGCCATCAAATCGGACTTCAAACGCACGGCATTTTCGCTTCGCTCAAGTATAGCCGTGTGTTTTGCGCCGTTTATGGCAGTCGTTAGGTGTATTAAAACTTTCATGGAAAAACTGTGCATGAATAAAGAAAATATAGAACTAGTATTGTCTGAAAATTTGGGCGAAGGGTTCCGGATAGTCTTTGAAGATGGACAAATCTCACCTGTTATAGAATGGGTTGATTGGGTGCAATTATCTGATGATGAAAATGACATCCAAGTGGTGGTCAACTTTGAAGATGGCAGTGAAAAAACCTTCAGCAAGGGGAGGATGTTAAACCAAATTTGGCACGAAGATGTCTAAAGTATCGCCACTAACTTTGTATTTGTTTGGTTCCGTATTCTCCAAAATATTTAGTTGTACAGTTGAAGCACACACCTAACGAACAAGGGTATGTGTCGCGTCCCCGACACCTATCCGAAGTGTTGGACAAGCCCAAGCCACTTTATATAAGTAAATATTGAAAATATCATGAAGGGTGATGCCAAAAAGAAATCGAGCGTTATCCTTGGTGTGAGCCAATAACGTTAACACTCAGATTTATAATGAAACCCTCTTTAATTCTGAAGCGTTAACTCGATGACGCTATTTCTGTTATAACCACGCAGCAAACCATAATCACGTACTCGTCGAAATCCTTCCAGTAACAAAAAGTACAAATCTAGTATTTTTAGTGTTCGATGACGAAAAGTTAACAATGAATGGAATAGATTATGGTGAAATGAGTGTGGTTGGCTTAACGGTATTTGATTGACGGTTTAGATAACTAGCTTGTTGCTGGCTATTATTAAATAATGGCAATGTGGGTGTAAAATTAAATCAAAAGCGAATGAATCGCGGCTTACAGAATAAGGATATTGTTATACATGCCAATAAATAAAGTGATAGGTGCAAGTGTTATTTTTATCACTATTCTGACAGGGTGTTCGTCACTGCCTAAACAAGCAGAGCATCTTGATGCGCCACTAACACCAAAATTAACCAGTGCTTTATCGACATTAAACGATCGCCATAATCCATTTATAACGACACAAACACCAAGCGCAGTACTGGTGCAAAATACGGGCTGGGATGCATTGGCTCAACGTCTAGCTTTGGTTGAAGCTGCCGAACATACGATAGATATTCAATACTATATTTGGAATTCAGATAGCTCTGGTCGTTATTTAGCGAGTCGTCTAGTAGCAGCCGCTGATCGTGGTGTTTATGTTCGTGTGTTGCTTGATGATATTAACCTAAACGATCGTGAAGCACTGCTAACAAAACTCGATGCACACCCTAATATCGATATCCGCATTTTTAACCCTATCCCAACCCGTAATGCTGGCAAATGGATAAGCTTTGTAGGGGACTTTTCACGTTTAAATCGTCGTATGCATAATAAATCTTTCACTGTTGATGGTGCTTTTACTGTTGTTGGTGGACGTAATATTGGTGATGAGTATTTTGATCTTTCCCATGAGCTGAACTTACGTGATCGTGATGTATTAGCAAGTGGAAAAGTTGTCGCTGATGTTCAGCATAGCTTCAATGATTATTGGAATAGTGAATGGGCATATTCAGTTGATTTATTGAGGGATAAAGCTAAACCGCTACCACAGTTAATGCTTAGCAGTATTCCTGTACCTGAGTATAAAAACTACCCGGCATTGCCTCAAAGCCAGAAGGCAGCCATGACGCACTTATCAACGCTGTTAAAGAAGATGACTGGAGTCAAAGCCACATACATTGCAGATAAGCCAATTCCAGATGATGTTAATAATACTGATCAGCCAAAAGTAACGGCGCAGTATTTATCTAAATTGGCGAAAAATACACAAAATGACATCATTATTGAATCGGCATATTTAGTCTTTGATGATAAACAGCTAGCGGGTTTACAACAGCTCTCGCAAAAGGGCGTGGAGATCAAAGCGCTGACAAACTCAATGGCATCAAATGATCTAGTGACGAATCACTCTGGTTATGCAGGCCGTCGCCAAGAGATGCTAGAAAGTGGCATGGATTTATATGAATTAAAGCCTGACGCTAAGTTATGCAAGATTGTTATTCAAGATAACGACAAATGTGCACCGAATGCGGTATACGGTTTACACGCTAAATCAGCGGTATTTGACCATCAAATAGCGACGATTGGCTCATTTAACTTCAATTTACGTTCTACCTATCTTAATACTGAGTCGCTATTGGTGATTGAAAACCCTAAGATTGCCACAGAGCTTGCTACGACCTTAGAGAGCGCGATGCAAGACAGTAACAGTTGGCATTTAAGTCTGGATGATGGCGATGTGTATTGGCATTCGGGTAACGAAATATGGGACAGTGAACCGAACACTAAACAATGGGATCGTATGAAATCAGAATTATTGCAGTTATTGCCAATAGAGAAGTATTTGTAAGCACTAATATTAGAAATAGATTGAAAAGCCAGCCACTAGGTTGGCTTTTTTATTATTAGTACAGGGTGTTTAATTTTGCTTTTAATTTTATTACATAATAAAGAGTAGTATTACTTAGTGTAAATAAAGGTGCTAATGATAATTGTTTGTAATAATGGTTTCTGGTGTTTTGTTATAGTAAGATTAATTGTTAAAACCTTGTTTATCTTTATCTATCAAATGATACGATATATAAATACTTATATTAAGATTTGTTTCATCTGTAAGTGTTAGGTTTCTCCTAAGACTAGAATTTAGATAATTACAGGGTTTGTATGAAATTTAAAGATAGATTGTTTAATGGCTTAGATAGCTCAGTGCAACAAAACTGGTTATATCAAGAAAGCATTTTAAATGTTAATACAGAGTACATGTATAAAGTTGCCATTGCACAAGAATTAATGAAAGGCTTTTATCATCACTCAGGGGACGATTTCACTATTGAGTTAGATCAGAATAAAAAAAGAATCCCTTATGCTATCGTTTCAGAAGAAGTGACTTTAAATAAAAAGTTTAAGAAAAAAACTAAGTCATGGAAAAAAGATAATAAAGTTGATGGAAGAGTTGATATCTTCCTTTCAAATGACAAATCAAAAGATACATTTATTATTGATGTAAAAGATTTTGAGATGTCTAGCTCAGATCTTAAAAAGGCAATTAAACGCTTCGTTAGTATGTTTGAGTTTTATACAAAGGAAAATACGGTTCGTGAATGTGCGCTAGTGTTTCCTACCATACTAGATACAAGTGATTGGGTTATAAAGTACTTACGTAAAAGTAAACTACCCAATAACTTGGTCGTTGATTTTGAATCAAAAGAAATCGCTATCAACGGTGAAAGTGATGAGTACGCAGAGCGTTACTATGCAAATGTGCTAATCATTAAACGTTTTTCTCCTGCTAATATGGTTGTAAGTTGCGCTCAATACATGTAATTCTAAGCATGTAGTAATTTGTGACAATAAATGAAAAGCCAGCAGCTAATGTTGGCTTTTTCTTTTTATGAAACTGTTGCTCTTTTCTCTATTGTTTCACGGTTGGCTTCTAAGTTTATTTGTTACTCACTTCAGTATTAATAACATATTTATTAGTATCTGCTATAGGATAATTATATAAAGGAGCATTTATGAAGGTTATTATTATCACCGATATTTTTGGTTTATGTAAAACCACAGATAAGATGGCCTCATTTATTGCTCAGCATACTGACAGTGTAAAAATCGTTGACCCTTACCAAGGTGTTCGCTTTGAGTTTTCTAGTGAAAAAGCTGCGTATGAGCAATTTATTAAAGATTGTGGGCATGATGATTACTTATCTTTAGTTCGTGAGTCAGTATTAAAAGATAAGCCTGATGTACTAATAGGTTTTAGCGCAGGCGCAAATGCTGCTTGGCGAATATCAGAATTAGTCGCATCTGATTGTAAAAGCATTCTTTGTTTTTATCCTTCACAAATACGTAATCACGCGGATATTGAGCCGAAAGTACCAACAGCGGTTATTTTTCCGAAAAAAGAAGCCTCTTTTGACGTTTTAACTATGAATACAGCACTTCTTCATCGAATAAATGTAACGACTCAAATCATGCCTTATAAACACGGTTTTATGAATTGTTTATCTGATGCTTATGATAAACAAGCTGAGACGATGGGATTTGAATACATTCTGAATAGAATAAGAAAAATATAATTTATATTAATCATTTAATTATAAGGTTTATGTGATGTTGTTGAATCAAAATAAAATAGAAATATCACAACTTATTGAAAGTGATAGATGTGCTGTTTTCGATTTACTTCAAGATAAAGAAACGATGCGATTTCTAGGCCCAAGGCGTCCATTAACTGATAAAGAGTCAGAAGCATGGTTTATTAATGAGCAAAAAGCAGAGCATAGGTTTGCCTTTCGGTCTATTGAAACGAATGAGTTTATCGGTTTTTGTGGAATGTCGTTAATTGATGGTGAATTGGATTTTGGTTATTTCCTGCGTAGGAAATTTTGGGGGCAAGGGTTAGCTATTATTATGTGTGAATTAGCAATCGCTAAACTGTCTGATACTATCGATTTCACCCAAGTTAATGTATTTATTGCCTCTGATAATATAGCAAGCCAACAGGTTGCTAAGAAATTAGGCTGGAAAATAAAGTGTGCTGTTGAGAATGAATTTGAAACGGGGAATTTGTATCTCATTCAGAATTAAGGTTTATCACTTTTATCTTCAGTCATCTCGGGTTAGGTAATGAAAATTAGGTGATCTCATAGACAAATAATAGGATGTATTTTGTATCTCAACCTATAGCCAACTAGTTTGTCTTAAATCTGGCGCTATCCCTTGTATTGAATACTTAATATGGAGATGACTATTTTGGGTAAACAATTTTCTGAATTATCAGATAAACATATAGAGTTTATCGAAAACCAAAAAATCTATTTTGTTGGTACTGCAGCTGAGAGCGGTAATGTGAATTTGTCACCTAAAGGTGGTGATTCCTTGAGAGTGATCAATTCAAAAAAAATAGCGTGGTTAAATTTAACAGGTAGCGGTAATGAGTCTGCATCACATGTTATTAGAAATTCACGAATGACACTCATGTTCTGTGCATTTGAAGGAGCTCCGCTCATTTTTCGAGTATATGGGAAGGCAAAAGTCTTACATGCTAAAGATGAGGAATGGGGGCAGTTTGTGCAGCTATTTCCAGAAAGTGTCGCTTCTAGACAAATATTTATCTTAGATATTGATTTTGTTCAGTCGTCTTGTGGCAAATCGGTTCCGTACTTTAGCTATGAGGGGGATCGTGATGATTTGGCGAATTGGTCAAAAAAACAAGGTGTCGAAGGAATTGAGCAATATTGGCTTAAAAAGAATCAAAAGAGTATCGATGGCTTTGAAACTGAAATAGCGAAAAGATCAGGCTTGGACGTAGAGTAACGAATTAAGCGATTATATCGTGAGTGCTTAATACTTCATCAAACCACTCACGATATAACGTATTCACTGCCTGTTACGCTAGTATTTTGCTAGAAAACGCTCATAATCTTGCAAAACAACATTTAAAGAAGAAATTATCTATGACTGACTTTCAATATTACTTTCAGAAACTGCCATGTTTTAACTGTAAAAAAAACACAGTAAGCATTGATCTTGGTTGGTTAACCGCAGCGATGAAAGAAGATGTTATTGCACAAGCGTCTACGATTATTGCGCAAGATAACGTTGAGCCAGAAGTGTCGGTGAATGTAACTTGTACAAAAGATGAAGCTCGTGATTATCTACTGCTTAATTTCTACGGTTATTCTGAAGAAGAATTAGCGAACCAAGTTAAAGCTGAAGATGAACAAGAAGTAGCAGAAGAAGTTGCTGAACTTTTTGCTGATGGTAGTGATGTAGGTGTATTTGAACACGAAATCGTACTGCTAAGTTGCACTGATTGCGGTATTGACGACTAGTTTAATTTAGCGTTGCAATTATAAGGCAATGCTTTTGATAGCCTAATTCCAATGAAAAATCCGCAATTAATTTGTTACTAGTGCCTAGTAACAAAAGGTTGCGGACTTTTTGTTATGTTTTTTAAGGTTTTTATTTGTCGACGTTTAACGCAATTGAATCTTCAGTTGCAAAAGCGGTTGCCACGTTACCTCCCGCAAGAGCTACATTATCTGCTGTTAGTAATACATTGGTTGTACCTGCTTCTGCAACAGCGAAGTCGTAGTTACCTTTACCCACGTTAAGTACAGCAGAGTCTTTGAAATTCACATTCTTTAATACCGCAGTATCGGCTGAGAATCCTGTACCTGTAGGAGCAGCGTGAATATCTACTGTACCTGCTATTGGATTAGCATGAACGACTCTTAGTTTTGCATATGACGCAATACTTCTTAAATCATCTTCAATAACAACAGGTTCTATAGACTGAGCGGCAAATTGTCCGACGGCAAAAATGGTTGTTTCAGATCCTGCTGCAAAAGTGGTGCCCGGAGCTTTAATAGCTTCAGGTGTTGTTGCTCCAGAAGGAGTGACAGTTAAATCATAACTGTCCGGTGTTAAATCAAGGCTTTTAATTGTTTCATAGCTGATCGAATCAAGTCCAGATACAACATTGCCACTGGCTCTTACATCGACATCACCTAAATCAGCGACGGCATGACCAACACGCACTGTTGATTTTTCGCCGGTATTTCTAAGCACATTAACGCTTGTTCCGTCTGCAACAAGAAGATTGACAGGGGAGACTGCACCACCGCTTACATTAGGTACTGCTGTTACCATTAAATCGCTACCGCCATCTAATGCGATGTTACCACTGTCATATACCACATCGGCATCAGTACTCTTACCTGCTAACGTGATCCTTATTCGGTAATCACCAGCTGGAAGTGTAACAGGTAGATTCGCATCATCTTCTTTAAAGGTAAGATCAGAAACTGCAATTGTATCTGCACTGATACTCGGATCGGTTGTTACGTGAATATCAACACCACCAACGTTTGGGTGTCCATGTAACACATCGACACGAATGGATTGGTCATCAGGGGCTTCATTAGAACGAGAAAGGATCACTGGCTCTATAGCACTCACGTTATTTACAGCAAAGACGTCATACTGCATATCTGGTGCAAGGTTTACTGCGTTTGCTGTTATCACATCAGCGGTAGCATCGTTTGCAAGAAGTCCACGCACAATCAGATCATGACTGCCTGAATCAACAGTGAGTAATGGACTACCTTGTTGATAATCAACATTAGATAATCCACTTACCACATCACCATCCATTAAAATAGAAACAAGCGGAGCATCCGAACTTGCATGCGTTACCCTTAACTGTGAAGTAGGCATTTCAGTATGTGTTGTTTCATTTTCATCATGAGAATCACTGTCACAGCCGTTTAAGATTAATGCCGCAGTTGTAAGTAATGTAAGTGTTGTTTTATTCATATGAAGCCTCTTTCCTTTTTTGATTATTGGAAAATTGCTACGGGCATATGAATATATCGGTTCACTAGTAAAAAAATGATATTACGCGTCGGTTAGTCTCTTGGGAGGAATGTCACTTAATAAGATGAGATATAGCTTTGTTTCATATTACTCGTTGGTTTATATAAGTCTTGTAAATGAAGAAAGTCCATCTTTTGAAGTTCACATTAGCTGTGTATCACTGATAAATTTTTTTAATTGGAGGCTTAAAATGAAGTTGTAACTTCGCTATGAAGGATTAGTGGGATTAAACGTTGATATTAAAAATATTGCTACAGGAGTAGATATGAAACAGCAAATGCTAGTTATCTTATAAAGCCAGCAATAGATGCTGGCTTTATTTTTTATTAATTTAACAGAAGTCTAGCGTCATAAGTAATCGTGTTTCGTTTGGCGATGTTGTAGGGGAGCGGTGAACAATACCAAGATTTTCATTTCCAGCCCACGCTTCTCCTTTAAGCAGTGCCACATCACCCGTAGATAATTGCTCTATATCAGAATGTTGTTGATATAACCCCGATGTTTCATCTGGCAGCCCATTATTGCCATGTCCCAGTTTTGTGCGATCAACTTTATTGTTAGGCAACCATTGAGATGCAGTGCCATGAAAGGTCGTTACCAATCGGCAAGGAATATGATCTACATGGAAACGTGGGCACATAGCGTTATTTAATGCTGTTAATCTCAAACCGACTTCTTTTAGATCAAATAAACAGCAGAACATATCAACCAATTGTGCAATGTTTTCAACTAGCGCTTTAGGTAGTTTTCGTTGTGTAGCCAGATCAAGTTCTTCTCGTACGGTTTCAGGAGAAAGGGATATCGACTTTCTAAATGTTGGATTATCGCTAAGGAATGTTTCAATTTCATGCGTGAGTTCAGAGCTGAGATTGCGCTGCCACACCGCAATATTAATGTTGTTTCGATAGATATTAGTGAATACGGTAGGTTGGGGAGCCATGCATAAATTGCTTGTATTATTAGTACTATTTAAGTGATGGTCGATGGTGGCTACATTCATGGCTGACTATTCTCACATTGACTGGGTTAACCAGAGGACGACTTTGATGCGTTAAGGTTAACGGTTAGTTTTAAATTATAAATCGCGGCTTAT
This genomic window from Photobacterium angustum contains:
- a CDS encoding dienelactone hydrolase family protein, with the translated sequence MKVIIITDIFGLCKTTDKMASFIAQHTDSVKIVDPYQGVRFEFSSEKAAYEQFIKDCGHDDYLSLVRESVLKDKPDVLIGFSAGANAAWRISELVASDCKSILCFYPSQIRNHADIEPKVPTAVIFPKKEASFDVLTMNTALLHRINVTTQIMPYKHGFMNCLSDAYDKQAETMGFEYILNRIRKI
- a CDS encoding PcfJ domain-containing protein gives rise to the protein MIKDGSLTIPTTTLGYDFDIVINGWEQGFDGYRVYTNGDIEPLEGNLGLSLELLSEFTEGTEWLAQIPVDYIALSSNYSEYQYLILWLAANSSAASQILQQRGILLALICDRYKVDKYQALKVAEMGQRLILSHFNLESSKAALRFLDKLKFSKTMGSAMYMIRIYLNPTDKLYLRFKHYDHVNDFCFFVDRNMPELTGSKLGIALSENKRRPDWPCMGYIFDTLMLGYEINIDNPNKRVSELSSYQALVELHNHWVQERIRLKESRPEDAHIPYDIPFDDCYDHGIYAVCTYGELLQESAEQEHCIMSYHRKIRAKTYSVFTKPYPKRVTIGISINKHSARPYAIDQIRGYKNCTASEETLKKIYQWFDKEVKKYRPL
- a CDS encoding pyridoxamine 5'-phosphate oxidase family protein gives rise to the protein MGKQFSELSDKHIEFIENQKIYFVGTAAESGNVNLSPKGGDSLRVINSKKIAWLNLTGSGNESASHVIRNSRMTLMFCAFEGAPLIFRVYGKAKVLHAKDEEWGQFVQLFPESVASRQIFILDIDFVQSSCGKSVPYFSYEGDRDDLANWSKKQGVEGIEQYWLKKNQKSIDGFETEIAKRSGLDVE
- a CDS encoding DUF4397 domain-containing protein codes for the protein MNKTTLTLLTTAALILNGCDSDSHDENETTHTEMPTSQLRVTHASSDAPLVSILMDGDVVSGLSNVDYQQGSPLLTVDSGSHDLIVRGLLANDATADVITANAVNLAPDMQYDVFAVNNVSAIEPVILSRSNEAPDDQSIRVDVLHGHPNVGGVDIHVTTDPSISADTIAVSDLTFKEDDANLPVTLPAGDYRIRITLAGKSTDADVVYDSGNIALDGGSDLMVTAVPNVSGGAVSPVNLLVADGTSVNVLRNTGEKSTVRVGHAVADLGDVDVRASGNVVSGLDSISYETIKSLDLTPDSYDLTVTPSGATTPEAIKAPGTTFAAGSETTIFAVGQFAAQSIEPVVIEDDLRSIASYAKLRVVHANPIAGTVDIHAAPTGTGFSADTAVLKNVNFKDSAVLNVGKGNYDFAVAEAGTTNVLLTADNVALAGGNVATAFATEDSIALNVDK
- a CDS encoding DUF1826 domain-containing protein; amino-acid sequence: MAPQPTVFTNIYRNNINIAVWQRNLSSELTHEIETFLSDNPTFRKSISLSPETVREELDLATQRKLPKALVENIAQLVDMFCCLFDLKEVGLRLTALNNAMCPRFHVDHIPCRLVTTFHGTASQWLPNNKVDRTKLGHGNNGLPDETSGLYQQHSDIEQLSTGDVALLKGEAWAGNENLGIVHRSPTTSPNETRLLMTLDFC
- a CDS encoding phospholipase D family protein, whose amino-acid sequence is MPINKVIGASVIFITILTGCSSLPKQAEHLDAPLTPKLTSALSTLNDRHNPFITTQTPSAVLVQNTGWDALAQRLALVEAAEHTIDIQYYIWNSDSSGRYLASRLVAAADRGVYVRVLLDDINLNDREALLTKLDAHPNIDIRIFNPIPTRNAGKWISFVGDFSRLNRRMHNKSFTVDGAFTVVGGRNIGDEYFDLSHELNLRDRDVLASGKVVADVQHSFNDYWNSEWAYSVDLLRDKAKPLPQLMLSSIPVPEYKNYPALPQSQKAAMTHLSTLLKKMTGVKATYIADKPIPDDVNNTDQPKVTAQYLSKLAKNTQNDIIIESAYLVFDDKQLAGLQQLSQKGVEIKALTNSMASNDLVTNHSGYAGRRQEMLESGMDLYELKPDAKLCKIVIQDNDKCAPNAVYGLHAKSAVFDHQIATIGSFNFNLRSTYLNTESLLVIENPKIATELATTLESAMQDSNSWHLSLDDGDVYWHSGNEIWDSEPNTKQWDRMKSELLQLLPIEKYL
- the arsC gene encoding arsenate reductase (glutaredoxin) (This arsenate reductase requires both glutathione and glutaredoxin to convert arsenate to arsenite, after which the efflux transporter formed by ArsA and ArsB can extrude the arsenite from the cell, providing resistance.) gives rise to the protein MTYSGYVVIHHNPECGTSRNVLQIIQDAGYEPVVIEYIQEGWTKPQLQALFAAANLTPHTALRTSKSPAKELGLLDENVSDEVILEAMLEHPVLVNRPIVCTAKGVKLCRPSEAVLDVLENWPKGPLIKEDGEVIIDANGNRLL
- a CDS encoding GNAT family N-acetyltransferase translates to MLLNQNKIEISQLIESDRCAVFDLLQDKETMRFLGPRRPLTDKESEAWFINEQKAEHRFAFRSIETNEFIGFCGMSLIDGELDFGYFLRRKFWGQGLAIIMCELAIAKLSDTIDFTQVNVFIASDNIASQQVAKKLGWKIKCAVENEFETGNLYLIQN
- a CDS encoding isochorismatase family protein, which produces MKNPALIIIDVQKGFDDPYWGRRNNPEAESNITLLLSKWREKELPIVHIQHC